A portion of the Leptospira inadai serovar Lyme str. 10 genome contains these proteins:
- a CDS encoding protein-glutamate methylesterase/protein-glutamine glutaminase: MNSNTPIRVVIIDDSLLVRNIISDQIQKDEKIQVIATGKTGLDCIELTEKLKPDLVILDVEMPVLDGLSALQELQKRKLGIPVMMLSVLTQHGAEATFKALEYGAIDFIPKPSSSSQFNPEELGAVLRHRILSYFESVRTILPIVDPHRLSDSLKARFSKGETKAIEAVCIGTSTGGPKALQTVFSDFPEGFRLPIFVVQHMPVGFTKAFASRLNDNSKIRVKEAEDGEPVEAGVGYVAPGDAHLRIETRAGRKWIALGKEALVNGHRPSVEVLFDSAIQEYGSALIGVIMTGMGKDGAAATLRMRETGAATIAQDEASSVIFGMNRQAIEMGGVQFVEPVSAITTRILSILKERGN, translated from the coding sequence ATGAATTCCAATACACCCATACGAGTCGTGATCATCGACGATTCCCTCCTAGTACGGAATATTATTTCTGATCAGATCCAAAAGGATGAAAAAATCCAAGTGATAGCGACCGGAAAGACCGGCTTGGATTGCATCGAATTAACGGAAAAATTGAAGCCCGATCTCGTAATACTGGATGTCGAAATGCCGGTGTTGGACGGACTGTCTGCCCTCCAAGAATTGCAGAAACGAAAACTCGGAATACCGGTGATGATGCTTTCGGTATTGACCCAGCACGGCGCTGAAGCCACGTTTAAGGCTTTGGAATACGGGGCGATCGATTTTATTCCGAAACCTTCCAGCTCGAGTCAATTCAATCCCGAGGAGTTGGGAGCGGTCTTACGCCATAGAATTCTTTCCTATTTCGAAAGCGTGCGTACGATTCTACCTATCGTCGATCCGCATCGACTTTCGGATTCGTTAAAGGCTAGGTTTTCTAAGGGCGAAACGAAGGCGATTGAGGCGGTTTGTATCGGTACTTCCACCGGCGGGCCAAAAGCTCTGCAAACCGTTTTTTCCGATTTTCCGGAAGGATTTCGCTTACCGATTTTCGTCGTACAACATATGCCCGTTGGATTTACTAAAGCATTCGCTTCACGTTTAAATGATAACTCGAAAATCCGGGTAAAAGAAGCGGAAGACGGCGAACCCGTGGAAGCCGGTGTCGGCTATGTTGCACCGGGCGACGCTCATCTTCGCATTGAAACTAGAGCAGGCCGGAAATGGATTGCATTAGGCAAGGAAGCCCTTGTAAATGGACACAGGCCCTCCGTCGAAGTTCTTTTTGACAGCGCAATCCAAGAATACGGTAGCGCCTTGATCGGTGTGATAATGACCGGTATGGGAAAGGATGGGGCCGCTGCGACTCTTCGAATGAGAGAAACCGGAGCGGCTACGATCGCCCAAGACGAGGCAAGTTCGGTGATTTTCGGAATGAACCGCCAAGCCATTGAAATGGGCGGGGTTCAATTCGTAGAACCGGTTAGCGCAATTACAACTAGGATACTTTCTATTCTTAAAGAAAGGGGAAATTAA